In Roseibium algicola, the DNA window GAAGGTGCGGAAGCTGCGACGTCCCTTGAAGAGGCGCTGCGACGGGGAGTGGAACTGGCAGCGGATCTTGGCGTCGACCAGGTCATGTGCATCGGCGGGGGGCAGCTTTACGCCCAGGCGATCGGTAAAGCCGACCGTCTCGAGATCACCGAAGTGGACGCGCAGCCGGCGGGAGACACCCGCTTTCCGGACATCGATCCGGCGGTGTGGCAGGAAGTCGGTCGGGAGCCGGGCCAGCGCACCGAACGCGACAGCGCAGATTTCACCTTCGTCTCCTACCGCCGCAAGGCTTGAATACCTATCGGATCCGTTGTCATGAGTTTACCCGCCAATCTAACGGCCAGATGGGCCACTTTCGATGAGCTAAGCCTCAACGACCTCTATGGAGTTCTCAAACTGCGCCAGGATATATTCATTCTGGAGCAGGCGTCTTTTTACGCCGACATCGACGGCAAGGACCAGACGGCGCTGCATTACCTCATCAAAGACGAGGAGGCCGGAGCGCTTCTGGGCGCAATCCGCCTGTTCACAGAACCGCAGCAGGGCCGTGCCCGCATCGGCAGGGTGGTCATTGCCAAGGCAGGCAGGGGGAGCGGGCTCGGGCGTCTCATGATGCAGGCCGGCATCGACAAGGCGGAGGCCCTGGTTCCCGGGTGTGAGATCCACGTTTCCGCACAGGCTTACCTGGAGGCTTTCTACGGCTCCCTGGGCTTTGCGACGGTGTCTGAAGAATACATCGAGGATGGTATTCTGCATGTCGACATGATCCGTTCCGCCAACGTGAACTGAGCCCGTCTTTTCGGGGCAAATTCCGGCGGGGTGCGGCCAAATGTTCCGTCGGTCTTGACAGTCTCTCCGTTTACCACCACCTGCGGCACGGGAACACGCGGGTTTTGGGAGGTTTTTACGTGGGGCTTTCCGTTGAAAGCATACGGTAACCTCCCTATAACCAACGGTGAGTCAGAACGGGTGAAAATCCCTGTCCGGGATAACGTGCCGGACGACAAAGAAGGAAGTTTTGATGCCTTGGAGCAATCAGTCAGGTGGCGGTGGCCCCTGGAAAGGTGGCGGAAACAACGGCGGCCCTTGGGGCAGCGGCGGTGGCGGCGGCGGTAACGGCAACGGCCCGTGGGGTGGAGGCTCCAACCGTGGAGGCGGAAACCCACCCGATCTTGAAGAGCTCCTGAAACGTACCCAAGACCGCATGCGCAACGTCCTTCCGGGCGGTGGCGGCGGCGGCCTGGGTTTCATCGGCGGCGGGATCGTGGTCGGCGTGGCGCTTATCGTCTGGCTGGCCTTCGGCTTCTATGTTGTCGATGAAGGCGAGGTCGGTGTCGAATTGGTACTCGGCAAGGTCGAGGATCAGACCCCTCCTGGCCTGAACTACAACTGGCCTTATCCGATCGGTGAAGTTTACACTCCGAAAGTCGAACTGCAGCGCGAAACCACTGTTGGCACAGAAGAAAACGTCAGCAGCTCCGGCGTTGTGCGCGCACGCGACGTTCAGGAAGAAAGCCTGATGCTGACCGGCGACGAAAACATCGTCGACGTCGGTTTCAAGGTCCTGTGGCGTATCCGGAATACCAACGAGGGTATTGCCGACTTCCTGTTCAATATCCAGGATCCGGAAGCGACCGTGAAAGCCGTGGCCGAAAGCGCGATGCGTGAGGTTGTTGGCGGATCGAAGATCGACTCCATCCTGACGGAAAATCGTGTTTCCATCCAGAACGACGTTGCCAGCCTGATGCAGAAGACACTCGACAGCTATCAGTCGGGTATCGAGATCGGCGAAGTCCAGATGCAGCGCGTTGACCCGCCTGCGCAGGTTATCGACGCCTTCCGCGACGTGCAGGCCGCACGCGCCGACGAAGAGCGCATCAGCAACGAGGCCAAGGCCTACGCCAACCGGGTGGTTCCGGAAGCGCGCGGTGAAGCAGCACGCGTTCTGGAAGCGGCAAACGCCTA includes these proteins:
- a CDS encoding dihydrofolate reductase, whose product is MALPELVLIAAVARNGIIGSDNDMPWRLPSDLKYFKRLTLGKPVIMGRKTFLSFGGKPLPGRPHVIVSRDPEYAPEGAEAATSLEEALRRGVELAADLGVDQVMCIGGGQLYAQAIGKADRLEITEVDAQPAGDTRFPDIDPAVWQEVGREPGQRTERDSADFTFVSYRRKA
- a CDS encoding GNAT family N-acetyltransferase — translated: MSLPANLTARWATFDELSLNDLYGVLKLRQDIFILEQASFYADIDGKDQTALHYLIKDEEAGALLGAIRLFTEPQQGRARIGRVVIAKAGRGSGLGRLMMQAGIDKAEALVPGCEIHVSAQAYLEAFYGSLGFATVSEEYIEDGILHVDMIRSANVN
- the hflK gene encoding FtsH protease activity modulator HflK, coding for MPWSNQSGGGGPWKGGGNNGGPWGSGGGGGGNGNGPWGGGSNRGGGNPPDLEELLKRTQDRMRNVLPGGGGGGLGFIGGGIVVGVALIVWLAFGFYVVDEGEVGVELVLGKVEDQTPPGLNYNWPYPIGEVYTPKVELQRETTVGTEENVSSSGVVRARDVQEESLMLTGDENIVDVGFKVLWRIRNTNEGIADFLFNIQDPEATVKAVAESAMREVVGGSKIDSILTENRVSIQNDVASLMQKTLDSYQSGIEIGEVQMQRVDPPAQVIDAFRDVQAARADEERISNEAKAYANRVVPEARGEAARVLEAANAYKDQTIAEATGQSQRFTKIYEEYRKAPDVTRERLYLETLEKVLGSNNKIIIDSDSTGSGVLPYLPLNDLNGRQTAPAQRAGGN